A region from the candidate division WOR-3 bacterium genome encodes:
- a CDS encoding DUF429 domain-containing protein — protein MFFGGIDLSKGDKNTSLCFIEDSKKIKIVFLKDKISEKEIIEEVKKYKPLYIAIDAPFTWRKIKDRKEDKILRRYFIERKIKVPGVLPFYVKSMYEVSKKGKRIYLKLRKITEVLETHPTASLRAIGFKENYKKNKKELKKILNKLKEKIDNISLIKNHNHLDSFFCALFSLYYYKKEKIFLARKKVPYGIIREL, from the coding sequence ATGTTTTTTGGTGGAATTGATTTATCTAAAGGTGATAAAAATACTTCTTTGTGTTTTATTGAAGATTCAAAAAAAATAAAAATTGTTTTTTTAAAAGATAAAATATCAGAAAAAGAAATTATAGAGGAGGTTAAAAAATATAAGCCCCTTTACATTGCAATAGATGCACCTTTTACATGGAGAAAAATTAAAGATAGAAAAGAGGATAAAATTTTAAGAAGATACTTCATTGAAAGAAAAATTAAAGTTCCTGGAGTATTACCCTTTTATGTTAAAAGTATGTATGAAGTATCTAAAAAGGGGAAAAGAATTTATTTAAAATTGAGGAAAATAACAGAAGTTTTAGAAACCCATCCCACTGCATCTTTAAGAGCAATTGGATTTAAAGAAAATTATAAAAAAAATAAAAAAGAACTAAAAAAAATTTTAAATAAATTGAAAGAAAAAATAGATAACATAAGTTTAATAAAAAATCACAACCATCTTGATTCCTTTTTCTGTGCTTTATTTTCCCTTTATTATTACAAAAAAGAAAAAATATTTTTAGCAAGAAAAAAAGTTCCTTATGGAATCATAAGAGAACTCTGA
- a CDS encoding metal-dependent hydrolase — MKRFNGVKIKYYGHAAFKLISPNKRVIFIDPWLSNPSSPSKDYDKVDFILLTHAHGDHLGDTIEIAKKTGAKVYAIHEISVYLSSKGIKNAIGMNIGGHIKDGEIEIIQTEATHSSTIQEGDKLIPGGLASGFVIKFENGFTVYHAGDTGVFAGMQIIGELYKPHLALLPIGSHYTMDPFDASYACKLLKPKYVIPMHYGTFPVLTGSPEELKKNLDPALNIEVIVLKPGEEAE, encoded by the coding sequence ATGAAAAGATTTAATGGTGTAAAAATAAAGTATTACGGACATGCTGCTTTTAAATTAATATCACCCAATAAAAGGGTGATTTTCATTGACCCATGGCTTTCTAATCCATCTTCTCCTTCCAAGGATTATGATAAAGTGGATTTTATACTTTTAACACATGCTCACGGTGACCACCTTGGAGATACAATAGAAATTGCTAAAAAAACAGGTGCTAAGGTCTATGCCATTCATGAGATATCAGTGTATCTATCCTCAAAGGGTATTAAAAATGCAATTGGTATGAATATAGGTGGTCATATTAAAGATGGAGAAATTGAGATTATTCAAACAGAGGCAACACACTCCTCAACAATTCAGGAAGGCGATAAACTTATTCCTGGGGGCTTGGCATCAGGTTTTGTTATAAAGTTTGAAAATGGTTTTACAGTTTATCATGCTGGTGATACTGGTGTTTTTGCAGGTATGCAGATTATTGGAGAACTTTATAAACCCCATCTTGCCCTTTTACCAATAGGTTCTCACTATACTATGGATCCTTTTGATGCAAGTTATGCCTGTAAACTTTTAAAACCGAAATATGTAATTCCAATGCACTATGGGACTTTCCCTGTTTTAACAGGTAGCCCTGAAGAATTAAAAAAGAATCTTGATCCAGCACTTAATATTGAAGTTATTGTTTTAAAACCAGGAGAAGAAGCAGAATAA
- a CDS encoding glycosyltransferase family 4 protein: protein MKILFITSQVFFPPLSGLRKKIFLLLKELKEKNNKIYLFSFPKFEIPDNYFERVEFSSPLSKFVFFKNLFFSFLKNPFEIVFYINPKSFKRIKNFVKEVNPDIIFVDYIRIAHIFPYINFKNKKLILNMDDPQSLKYIKMKSLIKDIENPFGEALEDLPILIKKILKNNFVKKLILSYEIKMMQKYEKKWTKSYDLVLTNSEKDKMYLNSIGIKNVNILPPLVKIDEDLKIEEKENYILFVGKMDYAPNPDAVNYFLKKIFPYVREVHPEVWFYIIGSNINKDLEEKWKKEKNVKVIGRVPDVEVFYKRAKVFVSPLRFGTGIKVKILEAMSYGAPVVTTKIGAEGMKVLNRKHLLIAEDEKDFALKVIELIENKSLCENIVKNAFKFVRENYDIKKWTKKIFNF from the coding sequence ATGAAAATCCTTTTTATAACCTCTCAGGTTTTTTTCCCACCTCTTTCAGGATTAAGAAAAAAAATTTTTTTACTTTTAAAGGAATTAAAGGAGAAAAATAATAAAATTTACCTTTTTTCCTTTCCTAAATTTGAAATTCCTGATAATTATTTTGAAAGAGTAGAATTTTCCTCTCCTTTATCAAAATTTGTTTTTTTTAAAAATCTTTTTTTCTCTTTTTTAAAAAATCCTTTTGAAATTGTTTTTTATATAAATCCAAAAAGTTTTAAAAGAATAAAAAATTTTGTTAAAGAGGTTAATCCTGATATAATATTTGTTGATTATATAAGGATTGCTCATATTTTCCCCTATATAAATTTTAAAAACAAAAAACTTATTTTAAATATGGATGACCCTCAGTCCCTTAAATACATAAAAATGAAAAGTTTAATAAAAGATATAGAAAATCCCTTTGGTGAAGCCCTTGAAGATTTACCAATTTTAATAAAGAAAATTTTAAAAAATAATTTTGTAAAAAAATTAATTTTGTCCTATGAGATAAAAATGATGCAAAAGTATGAAAAAAAATGGACAAAAAGTTACGATTTGGTTCTAACTAACTCTGAAAAGGATAAAATGTATCTAAATTCTATTGGAATAAAAAATGTAAATATCTTACCACCACTTGTAAAAATTGATGAGGATTTAAAAATAGAGGAAAAAGAAAACTATATTCTCTTTGTCGGTAAAATGGATTATGCCCCAAATCCTGATGCTGTTAATTATTTTTTAAAAAAAATATTTCCCTATGTAAGAGAAGTTCATCCTGAAGTATGGTTTTATATTATAGGCTCAAATATAAATAAAGATTTAGAAGAAAAATGGAAAAAGGAAAAAAATGTAAAAGTCATAGGAAGAGTTCCTGATGTTGAAGTTTTTTATAAAAGAGCAAAAGTTTTTGTTTCTCCCTTAAGATTTGGAACAGGAATAAAAGTTAAAATACTTGAAGCAATGAGTTATGGGGCTCCTGTTGTAACTACAAAAATAGGTGCAGAAGGTATGAAAGTTTTAAATAGAAAGCATCTTTTGATTGCAGAAGATGAAAAGGATTTTGCCTTGAAAGTCATAGAATTAATTGAAAACAAATCTTTATGTGAAAATATTGTAAAAAATGCTTTTAAGTTTGTTAGGGAAAATTACGATATAAAAAAATGGACTAAAAAGATTTTTAACTTTTAA
- a CDS encoding O-antigen ligase family protein, giving the protein MLNALKFRINQILFLSNFLLFLLFYFFYIYLLSETQVKIIYVIKLLIFLIFVLILLIGNFFKNLILLLPLSLLFKVSFNINYAIFPQILKKGLPVIVIPFKLFNIFVLIFLFILILYLLSGGRLKEKVPLFNLLLLLSLIFFLSSIWSIKKDYAVVYSTLFFINIFYYFIGYFYIKTERDLKILLLIFLLFISFNIFISIFQYFLPGFPLLKFWRIEGGLYYWSQRSSGVFYHSNSSAAFMVISSILTLSFILYSENKLVRRFLIFILFLTIFTTFLTLSRAGYLSLFFSFFVYFFFYLLKTKKIKNLFLFLVLSFLLTLSFILIIKILSPSIYLRFQSIFWGKRDISIWTRTLFWETCIKIFLEKPLTGIGIGQFAFLNVSQIHLHAHNVFLNLLAETGLPGFILFLIIIFKIFKFLFNLFLKTEKKEIYLITGLITGWITIIFQLTFDYFWFNAITDMEIKFFFIFLLLTFLIPKIYLKRTSL; this is encoded by the coding sequence ATGCTAAATGCACTGAAATTCAGAATAAACCAGATACTTTTTTTATCAAATTTTCTTTTATTTCTTCTTTTTTATTTTTTTTATATTTATCTTTTATCAGAAACACAAGTTAAAATCATTTATGTTATAAAACTTTTAATTTTTTTAATTTTTGTATTGATCCTTTTAATTGGAAATTTTTTTAAAAATTTAATTCTTTTACTTCCTTTATCACTTCTTTTTAAAGTTTCCTTTAACATAAATTATGCTATATTTCCCCAAATTTTGAAAAAGGGACTTCCAGTTATAGTTATACCATTTAAACTATTTAACATTTTTGTTTTAATATTTCTTTTTATTTTAATCCTATACCTTTTAAGTGGTGGAAGATTAAAAGAAAAAGTTCCTTTGTTTAATCTTTTACTTTTACTTTCCTTAATATTTTTCTTATCAAGTATCTGGTCAATAAAAAAAGATTACGCCGTAGTTTATTCAACACTTTTTTTTATAAACATTTTTTATTATTTTATAGGTTACTTTTATATAAAAACAGAAAGGGACTTAAAAATTTTACTTTTGATATTTTTACTCTTTATTTCCTTTAATATCTTCATATCAATATTTCAATACTTTTTACCAGGTTTTCCCTTACTTAAATTCTGGAGAATAGAGGGTGGTTTATATTACTGGTCTCAAAGGTCAAGCGGAGTTTTTTATCACAGTAACTCTTCTGCTGCCTTTATGGTTATTTCATCTATCTTAACTTTAAGTTTTATACTTTATAGTGAAAATAAACTTGTAAGGAGATTTTTAATTTTTATTTTGTTTTTAACAATCTTCACAACTTTTTTAACCTTGTCCCGTGCTGGATACTTATCTCTATTTTTCTCTTTTTTTGTCTATTTCTTTTTCTATTTATTAAAAACAAAAAAAATAAAGAATTTATTTTTATTTTTAGTTTTATCCTTTTTATTAACTTTATCTTTTATTCTAATAATTAAAATTTTATCACCTTCAATTTACCTCAGGTTTCAATCAATTTTCTGGGGTAAAAGGGATATAAGTATATGGACAAGAACTTTATTCTGGGAAACATGTATAAAAATATTCCTTGAAAAACCCCTAACAGGTATCGGGATAGGACAGTTTGCCTTTCTTAATGTATCCCAAATACATTTACATGCTCACAATGTTTTTTTAAATCTTTTAGCTGAAACCGGGCTACCTGGGTTTATTTTATTTTTGATTATAATTTTTAAAATCTTTAAGTTCCTTTTTAACCTCTTTTTAAAAACAGAAAAAAAGGAAATATATTTAATAACCGGACTAATTACAGGATGGATTACAATAATTTTCCAGTTAACTTTTGATTATTTCTGGTTTAATGCTATAACAGATATGGAGATAAAATTTTTCTTTATTTTTTTGCTTTTAACCTTTTTAATTCCCAAAATCTATCTTAAAAGAACTTCTCTATAA
- a CDS encoding glycosyltransferase family 1 protein, which produces MRIGINGLSIHGKSRRGGFWEYFYSLIKILEKVVQKEEIFVFINKKLREYFDNVENKNFKFVEIEIPEKISQYTEIFLLPFYLKKYKIKLLHFPTFAFPLYLKIPYIVTVHDLAFLKFKRNLGFHNTFYWRYIFRMGVRMASFIISVSENTKRVLKILWRIKGDKIKVIPSFSSLLISEKVEIDDSIIEKYGVKKPYFLFIGTLEPRKNLRNVLKAFLKVSEKVKDLNLLIIGQKGWEKEDLIKKIEENKDKVVWLSNIKGYELPAFYKNAIALLYPSLYEGFGLPILEAYKFLVPVITSNVSSLPEVAGKGALFVDPQNIEELEKNMIEIFYNTELREKLIQNQKEELMKYDYIKLGEKILSTYREVLLR; this is translated from the coding sequence ATGAGAATTGGAATAAATGGTCTTTCAATACATGGAAAATCAAGAAGAGGTGGCTTCTGGGAGTATTTTTATAGTCTTATAAAAATTCTTGAAAAAGTAGTTCAAAAGGAAGAAATCTTTGTGTTCATTAATAAAAAATTGAGAGAATATTTTGATAATGTTGAAAATAAAAATTTTAAATTTGTGGAAATAGAAATTCCTGAAAAAATTTCCCAGTATACAGAAATTTTTCTTTTACCCTTTTATCTTAAAAAGTATAAAATAAAACTTTTGCACTTTCCTACTTTTGCTTTTCCCTTATATTTAAAAATTCCGTATATTGTTACCGTGCATGATCTTGCCTTTTTAAAATTTAAAAGAAATTTAGGTTTTCACAATACCTTTTACTGGAGATACATTTTCAGAATGGGTGTAAGGATGGCAAGTTTTATTATAAGTGTTTCGGAAAATACAAAAAGGGTTTTAAAGATTTTATGGAGAATAAAAGGGGATAAGATAAAAGTTATTCCTTCCTTTTCATCGCTTCTTATTTCGGAAAAAGTGGAGATAGATGATAGTATCATTGAAAAATATGGTGTAAAAAAACCTTATTTTCTTTTTATAGGAACCCTTGAGCCAAGAAAAAATTTGAGAAATGTTTTGAAAGCCTTTTTAAAAGTTAGTGAAAAAGTTAAAGATTTAAATCTTTTAATAATAGGTCAAAAGGGTTGGGAAAAAGAAGACTTAATAAAAAAAATAGAAGAAAATAAAGATAAGGTAGTGTGGCTTAGTAATATAAAAGGCTACGAATTACCAGCCTTTTACAAAAATGCTATAGCACTCCTTTATCCATCTTTATATGAAGGGTTTGGATTACCTATTCTTGAAGCTTATAAGTTTCTCGTCCCTGTTATAACATCAAATGTATCCTCTTTACCAGAAGTTGCAGGAAAAGGAGCACTTTTTGTGGATCCACAAAATATTGAGGAACTTGAAAAAAACATGATTGAAATTTTCTATAACACAGAATTGAGAGAAAAATTAATCCAGAATCAAAAAGAAGAATTAATGAAATATGATTATATTAAATTGGGAGAGAAAATTCTTTCAACTTATAGAGAAGTTCTTTTAAGATAG
- a CDS encoding glycosyltransferase: protein MSYQKILFISWTPDTKGSQRTKILSSYLNSDIFRFPLFTRNILLSPIKFPIQIIITLIYLFKKKPEILLVEFTQPFIGLTSILYKKIFKKITIIDFHSGPLVSKQWKNLQSLTYFVLKRSDLIIIHEKTIIKKLKFLKDKKFIIIHDPPLNFKDIPVFYKEKEYLVFPSSGGEDEPLEELIESAKFFHELDFYITGKHKKKFLNVPQNVKFTGLLSFKEFYSLLKGSKGIIALTKWENTLLSAGFEALNLEKPLIVSNKRALREFFKENVIYVNNNPDSIKKGIEKLLENYDYYTQKIKNFKKDYIKRFEGEIENLKKILSSFNKTS, encoded by the coding sequence ATGTCTTATCAAAAAATATTATTTATTTCCTGGACACCTGATACAAAAGGCTCTCAAAGAACAAAAATTTTATCCTCTTATTTAAATTCCGATATATTCAGATTTCCGCTTTTTACAAGAAATATTCTTCTATCACCTATTAAGTTCCCCATTCAAATTATAATAACTCTTATCTATCTTTTTAAAAAAAAACCTGAAATTTTATTAGTTGAATTTACACAACCCTTTATAGGCCTTACCTCAATATTATATAAGAAAATTTTTAAAAAGATAACTATTATTGATTTCCATTCAGGACCTCTCGTTTCAAAACAATGGAAAAACCTTCAATCTTTAACGTACTTTGTTTTAAAAAGGTCTGACTTAATTATAATTCATGAAAAAACTATAATAAAAAAACTAAAATTTTTAAAAGATAAAAAATTTATAATTATTCATGATCCACCTTTAAATTTTAAAGATATTCCAGTTTTTTATAAGGAAAAGGAATACCTTGTTTTTCCTTCTTCTGGTGGAGAGGATGAACCCTTAGAGGAACTAATTGAAAGTGCCAAATTTTTTCATGAACTTGATTTTTATATAACTGGAAAACACAAAAAGAAATTTTTAAATGTACCCCAAAATGTAAAATTCACAGGTCTTTTATCTTTTAAGGAATTTTACTCACTTTTAAAAGGTTCTAAAGGAATAATAGCTTTAACAAAATGGGAGAATACCCTTTTATCAGCAGGTTTTGAAGCTTTAAACCTTGAAAAACCTTTAATTGTTAGTAATAAAAGAGCTCTTAGAGAATTTTTTAAAGAAAATGTTATTTATGTAAACAATAATCCAGATTCCATTAAAAAGGGAATTGAAAAACTTTTGGAAAATTATGATTATTACACTCAAAAAATAAAAAATTTTAAAAAAGATTACATAAAAAGATTTGAAGGAGAAATTGAAAATCTAAAAAAAATTTTATCCTCTTTTAATAAAACTTCTTAA
- a CDS encoding flippase: MNEEKTLEKHLEKYIENLFSGSLLNFIGMIMKRFTGYLYQILIVRLLGTFIYGIYTLSYTLINIVLRFSQLGLDRGGIRYIAVLKEDEKYGLIKKLSLFLFFLSFFSGLLWGIFTFLTSSFFSQIYKKPELREALIYFSFLVPFYTSLLVMAYSSKGFNKMEYYVLSEDILRPIFQFLFLFLLFYFLGKKIITAILPWTLSSLLGLLLIIFFFVKELKGKDTDSKENFNYKEVVTFSLPVTIISILYFLFAWTDMVLLGFFRKAEEIGIYNGIARTAEMANLFLLSINEVFSPLVSQLSYKKDLKSLKNIYEIIIRWTLYFSIPLYIFFLFSGKEFLYIIFGKEFISGFIPMIILLTGLMIQNLIGEVAMTLTMSGYQKEWAFINFLGLFINVILGLLFIPKFGILGASLSTSLSLVILRTMGLFGVKKFLKFWGLSKRVFKPFLQGIFTLLIILFLNTFFISKVNFNILLKVILNFFLPYLFYLLLFFVLKPEKEEIFLINKLRSFIKRG, translated from the coding sequence ATGAATGAGGAAAAAACTCTTGAAAAACATCTTGAAAAATATATAGAAAATCTTTTCTCCGGCTCTCTTTTAAATTTTATCGGAATGATAATGAAAAGGTTTACAGGTTACCTTTACCAGATTCTTATAGTTAGACTTCTGGGAACATTTATATATGGAATCTATACCCTTTCTTATACCCTTATTAATATTGTATTAAGATTTTCTCAACTTGGTCTTGATAGAGGTGGAATAAGGTATATAGCAGTTTTAAAAGAAGATGAAAAATACGGTTTAATTAAAAAATTGAGTCTTTTTTTATTTTTTTTATCCTTTTTTTCAGGACTTTTATGGGGAATTTTTACTTTTCTTACTTCTTCCTTTTTTTCTCAAATTTATAAAAAGCCAGAACTTAGAGAAGCTTTAATTTACTTCAGCTTTCTTGTCCCCTTTTATACATCATTACTTGTTATGGCTTATAGTTCAAAGGGTTTTAATAAAATGGAATATTATGTTTTATCAGAGGATATTTTAAGACCAATCTTTCAGTTTTTATTTTTATTTTTACTTTTTTATTTTTTGGGCAAAAAAATCATAACAGCAATACTTCCCTGGACCCTATCTTCCCTTTTAGGACTTCTTTTAATAATTTTTTTCTTTGTAAAAGAGTTAAAAGGCAAAGACACTGATTCAAAAGAAAATTTTAATTATAAAGAAGTTGTAACTTTTTCCCTTCCAGTTACCATAATATCAATTTTATATTTCCTTTTTGCCTGGACTGATATGGTTTTGCTTGGTTTTTTCAGGAAAGCTGAGGAAATCGGTATCTATAATGGAATTGCAAGGACCGCAGAAATGGCTAACTTATTTTTACTTTCAATAAATGAGGTATTTTCACCCCTTGTTTCACAGTTATCTTATAAAAAAGATCTTAAATCCTTAAAAAATATTTATGAAATAATAATAAGATGGACTTTATATTTTTCAATACCTCTTTACATATTCTTTTTATTTTCAGGAAAAGAATTTTTATATATTATTTTTGGTAAAGAGTTTATTTCAGGATTTATTCCAATGATCATTCTTTTGACAGGTCTTATGATACAGAATTTAATAGGTGAAGTGGCAATGACTTTAACAATGAGTGGTTATCAGAAAGAATGGGCATTTATTAATTTTTTAGGTCTTTTTATAAATGTAATTCTTGGACTTTTATTTATACCAAAATTTGGAATTCTTGGTGCTTCTTTATCCACATCTTTATCTCTCGTTATTTTAAGAACAATGGGGCTTTTTGGTGTAAAAAAATTTTTAAAATTCTGGGGACTCAGTAAAAGGGTTTTTAAACCTTTTCTTCAGGGTATATTTACCTTATTAATTATTTTATTTTTAAATACCTTTTTTATTAGCAAAGTAAATTTTAATATTCTTTTAAAAGTTATTTTAAACTTTTTTTTACCTTATCTTTTCTATCTTTTACTCTTTTTTGTTTTAAAACCTGAAAAGGAGGAGATTTTTTTGATAAATAAATTAAGAAGTTTTATTAAAAGAGGATAA
- a CDS encoding alkaline phosphatase family protein, translating to MKIFVIGIDGGSFDIIEKYVKKGKLKNFEKFFLKGFIGEIESTYPSISACAWTSFLTSKNPGAHGVFDFRNWNINLYEMREAEIIHSGFFKGITFLDYFNEKGLNVGAITVPITYPPWEIKDFLVSGFPTPDTKEVFAYPSELKKEIEALTENTSIFKGGSEKRVFDELIRLLEIRKKAGIYLYKKYKPFFFIIVLGSPDRAQHNFYKYIEEEDNYIEKVYIKTDEVIGEFLKILDQDTLVFIMSDHGARKRPLKKFNLNFFLKETGFLKEKKTGSLYEPFKEIYRKLKRKFPYQEIVFKKLPLNLRKILTKIDTFSETSLFNIDFNKTKAYRFPLYPPVDGIVINLKERQPKGIVKKEDYEKVRITIKEKLEEFSINGIKPVQKVFLREELYKGKYSEKLPDLIVLYSDDFEGGSSLNEYISEIDKKDYEKLNGIHSTKGIFFGMGKILKEKYKIKGKYTLLDLAPTFLFLSGLPIPEEFEGKVIEEIVKEEYLSKMEFKREKWGKELIFEEHIFIDKEKKEIEEKLKGWGYM from the coding sequence ATGAAAATTTTTGTAATTGGAATTGACGGAGGTTCCTTTGACATAATTGAAAAATATGTAAAAAAGGGTAAATTAAAAAATTTTGAGAAATTTTTTTTAAAAGGCTTTATAGGTGAGATAGAATCAACCTATCCATCTATTTCTGCCTGTGCATGGACAAGTTTTTTAACTTCAAAAAATCCAGGAGCCCATGGTGTTTTTGACTTCAGAAATTGGAATATAAATCTCTATGAAATGAGGGAAGCAGAAATAATACACTCAGGATTTTTTAAAGGGATTACTTTTCTTGACTATTTTAATGAAAAGGGGTTAAATGTTGGGGCAATTACAGTTCCCATAACCTATCCACCTTGGGAAATTAAAGATTTTCTGGTTTCAGGATTTCCAACACCTGATACAAAGGAGGTTTTTGCTTATCCTTCTGAATTAAAAAAGGAAATTGAAGCTCTTACAGAAAATACCTCAATTTTTAAGGGTGGTTCGGAAAAAAGGGTTTTTGATGAACTTATAAGACTTCTTGAAATTAGAAAAAAAGCAGGGATTTATCTTTATAAAAAATATAAACCCTTTTTCTTTATAATCGTTTTAGGCTCACCTGATAGAGCCCAGCATAATTTTTATAAATACATAGAAGAGGAAGATAACTACATAGAAAAAGTCTACATAAAAACCGATGAAGTGATAGGGGAATTCTTAAAAATTTTAGATCAAGATACACTTGTTTTTATTATGTCAGATCACGGTGCAAGAAAAAGACCTTTAAAAAAATTCAATCTGAATTTCTTTTTAAAAGAAACAGGATTTTTAAAAGAAAAGAAAACCGGAAGTTTATACGAACCCTTTAAAGAAATTTACAGAAAATTAAAAAGAAAATTTCCTTACCAGGAAATTGTTTTTAAAAAATTACCTTTAAATTTAAGGAAAATTTTAACAAAAATTGACACTTTTTCTGAAACTTCTCTTTTTAACATTGATTTCAACAAAACAAAGGCATATAGATTCCCCCTTTATCCTCCTGTTGACGGAATTGTAATAAATCTTAAAGAAAGGCAGCCAAAAGGAATTGTAAAGAAAGAAGATTATGAAAAAGTAAGAATCACTATAAAGGAAAAATTAGAGGAATTTAGCATTAATGGAATAAAGCCCGTTCAGAAAGTTTTCTTAAGAGAAGAACTTTATAAGGGTAAATATTCTGAAAAACTTCCAGACCTTATTGTTCTATACTCAGATGATTTTGAAGGCGGTTCTTCTTTAAATGAATATATAAGTGAAATAGATAAAAAGGATTACGAAAAATTGAACGGTATTCACTCAACAAAGGGAATATTTTTTGGAATGGGAAAAATTTTAAAAGAAAAATACAAGATAAAAGGAAAATATACTCTTTTAGACCTTGCTCCTACATTTTTATTTCTTTCAGGACTTCCAATACCAGAAGAATTTGAAGGGAAAGTAATAGAGGAGATTGTAAAGGAAGAATACCTATCAAAAATGGAGTTTAAAAGGGAAAAATGGGGAAAGGAATTAATTTTTGAAGAACACATATTTATAGATAAAGAGAAAAAAGAAATAGAAGAAAAATTAAAAGGATGGGGTTATATGTGA
- a CDS encoding cyclic nucleotide-binding domain-containing protein, which produces MDIEEIVKSLKKNKLFKNLTDDILREIAPYINSREYKKGRTIFFEGDTGRVLYLVKSGKVEVFKRNNEGEEVILASFGPGDFLGEMALIEESTRSATCRAVEDSELLLFSHRAFLDLIEERPKAAAKLILEIAKVLSKRLRSS; this is translated from the coding sequence ATGGATATTGAAGAAATAGTTAAAAGTTTAAAGAAGAATAAACTTTTTAAAAATTTAACCGATGATATTTTAAGAGAAATAGCCCCTTATATAAATTCCAGAGAATATAAAAAGGGTAGAACTATTTTCTTTGAAGGTGATACGGGAAGAGTTTTGTATCTTGTTAAAAGCGGTAAAGTGGAGGTTTTTAAGAGAAATAATGAGGGTGAAGAAGTTATACTTGCAAGTTTTGGTCCAGGTGATTTTTTGGGGGAAATGGCTCTTATTGAGGAAAGCACAAGAAGTGCTACATGCAGGGCAGTTGAGGATTCAGAGCTTTTACTTTTTTCCCATAGGGCTTTCCTTGATTTAATTGAAGAAAGACCAAAGGCAGCAGCAAAGCTTATTCTTGAAATTGCAAAAGTTTTATCAAAGAGATTGAGGAGCTCTTAA
- the lgt gene encoding prolipoprotein diacylglyceryl transferase: MCPDFLRIGGFVISSYGVMVALAFFTGTYLAEREWKRLNLNIKVFNNIFILALIGAILGSKLLFIFENIPFKDFISNPFKYLLERGGFTFYGGFLLAFFLIWLYLILIKHPILKVGDAISPSLAIGYAIGRIGCFLVGDDYGKPSNLPWAMAFPKGAPPTYIGAMREYFPFLKIEGPPDQLIKVHPTQLYEVFIMLIVFILIFSLRKKLKEGKVFSLYLILASLERFFVEFFRLTTPSFIPFLTVAQIISLFLLFLGITIWILKK; encoded by the coding sequence ATGTGTCCTGATTTTTTAAGAATCGGAGGATTTGTAATTTCTTCTTACGGTGTAATGGTTGCCCTTGCATTTTTTACCGGAACTTATCTTGCTGAAAGGGAATGGAAAAGGTTAAATCTAAATATAAAAGTTTTTAATAATATTTTTATTCTTGCCTTAATTGGTGCAATTTTAGGTTCAAAGCTTTTATTCATTTTTGAAAATATTCCTTTTAAAGATTTTATATCAAATCCTTTTAAATATCTTTTAGAAAGAGGAGGATTTACCTTTTACGGTGGATTTCTTTTAGCTTTTTTTTTGATTTGGTTATATTTGATTTTAATTAAACATCCTATTTTAAAAGTAGGGGATGCAATATCCCCTTCCCTTGCAATTGGTTATGCAATAGGGAGAATCGGTTGTTTTCTTGTAGGAGATGATTATGGAAAACCTTCTAATTTGCCCTGGGCAATGGCTTTTCCAAAGGGTGCTCCTCCAACATATATTGGAGCAATGAGGGAATATTTTCCTTTTTTAAAAATTGAAGGTCCCCCAGATCAGCTTATTAAAGTTCATCCTACTCAGCTTTACGAAGTTTTTATTATGTTAATAGTTTTTATTTTAATTTTTTCTTTAAGAAAAAAATTAAAAGAGGGAAAAGTTTTTTCTTTGTATTTAATTCTTGCAAGTCTTGAAAGGTTTTTTGTCGAATTTTTCAGACTCACAACACCTTCCTTTATACCATTTTTAACAGTTGCTCAGATTATCTCTCTTTTTTTATTATTTCTCGGTATTACAATATGGATATTGAAGAAATAG